Proteins co-encoded in one Plectropomus leopardus isolate mb chromosome 14, YSFRI_Pleo_2.0, whole genome shotgun sequence genomic window:
- the metap1 gene encoding methionine aminopeptidase 1: MASTEARRECETEGCTKDAKLQCPTCIKLGIQGSYFCSQECFKGSWVSHKLLHKKAKEDKNQNESKNCVEKDLNTDPWPGYRYTGKLHPHYPLTPMRSIPGDIQRPDYADHPRGISESEQFLKGTSQIKILCPEDIEGMRVVCKLAREVLDIAAEMVKPGITTEEIDHAVHLACIARTCYPSPLNYYNFPKSCCTSVNEVICHGIPDRRPLQNGDILNVDITVYHNGFHGDLNETFYVGEVDEEAKKLVQTTYECLMQAIDSVKPGIRYRELGNIIQKHAQANGFSVVRSYCGHGIHRLFHTAPNVPHYAKNKAVGVMKPGHVFTIEPMICEGGWQDETWPDGWTAVTRDGKRSAQFEHTLLVTETGCEILTRRLEDNGRAHFLNQM, from the exons ATGGCGAGCACCGAGGCTAGAAGGGAGTGTGAGACAGAGGGCTGCACTAAGGACGCCAAACTTCAGTGCCCGACATGTATCAAGTTGGGCATTCAAGGCTCCTATTTCTGCTCACAG GAATGTTTCAAAGGGAGCTGGGTGTCTCACAAGTTGctgcataaaaaagcaa AGGAGGACAAGAACCAGAATGAATCAAAGAACTGTGTGGAGAAGGACCTCAACACAGACCCATGGCCGGGCTACCGCTACACAGGCAAACTACATCCTCACTACCCGCTG ACTCCCATGAGGTCCATACCCGGTGACATCCAAAGACCTGACTATGCTGATCATCCCAGAG GGATATCTGAGTCGGAGCAGTTTCTGAAGGGGACGTCTCAGATCAAGATCCTGTGTCCTGAGGACATCGAGGGCATGAGAGTAGTGTGCAAG CTGGCACGAGAAGTCCTGGACATTGCAGCGGAGATGGTGAAACCGGGTATTACAACAGAAGAAATTGACCATGCTGTGCATCTG GCCTGCATAGCAAGGACCTGCTACCCCTCCCCTCTCAACTACTACAACTTCCCCAAATCCTGCTGCACGTCTGTCAACGAAGTCATCTGCCATGGCATCCCAGATAGAAGACCATTACAGAATGGAGATATCCTAAACG TGGACATCACCGTCTACCACAACGGTTTCCATGGTGACCTTAATGAAACCTTCTACGTAGGCGAGGTGGATGAAGAAGCAAAGAAACTGGTTCAGACTACGTATGAATGCCTTATGCAAGCCATCGACTCTG TGAAGCCTGGCATTCGTTACAGAGAGTTAGGTAACATCATTCAGAAGCACGCTCAGGCCAACGGCTTCTCTGTGGTGAGGAGCTACTGTGGCCACGGCATCCATAGACTTTTCCACACTGCCCCCAATGTGCCACATTATGCCA AAAACAAAGCAGTTGGAGTTATGAAGCCTGGCCATGTGTTTACCATTGAGCCCATGATATGTGAAG GTGGCTGGCAAGACGAGACGTGGCCAGACGGCTGGACGGCGGTGACCAGAGACGGGAAGCGCTCGGCTCAGTTTGAACACACCCTGCTGGTGACGGAGACCGGCTGCGAGATCCTCACCCGCCGCCTGGAGGACAACGGTCGCGCTCATTTCCTCAACCAAATGTAG